One segment of Monomorium pharaonis isolate MP-MQ-018 chromosome 6, ASM1337386v2, whole genome shotgun sequence DNA contains the following:
- the LOC118646141 gene encoding putative nuclease HARBI1: NVLHLINKLFSCVADRFNVGKGTAWRSVRRVVNALYAKVGTFIKWPSRQEAIQIIEIIEHRYGFPDVIGAVDGTHIKITAPKCNSELYVNRKGFHSIQLQVICDEQLRFIHCYTGQVGSVHDMRVFRLSNVKSMFRNENFPNDSHLLGDAAYCLSKHVMVPFKDNGHLTERQINFNKRLSAARMIVERSLALLKGRFRSILDTLPMQRTDLIPKYIVACCILHNICLLKNDFVDIPIIINEQNVAQPELANDDGQREGQDKRNAIMYLLQNNCQ, encoded by the exons AATGTactacatttaataaataaattatttagttgTGTTGCAGACAGGTTTAATGTCGGAAAAGGCACTGCATGGAGAAGTGTGCGAAGAGTTGTTAACGCATTATATGCAAAAGTtggaacatttattaaatggCCGAGTAGACAAGAAGCTAtacaaataatagaaattatagaaCATCGTTACGGTTTTCCAGATGTAATTGGTGCAGTAGATGGcacacacataaaaattactgCGCCAAAATGTAACAGTGAATTATACGTGAATAGAAAGGGATTCCATTCTATTCAATTACAA gTTATTTGTGATGAACAACTACGTTTTATTCATTGTTACACGGGACAAGTTGGATCCGTGCACGACATGCGTGTTTTTCGATTGTCAAATGTCAAAAGCATGTttagaaatgaaaattttccTAATGACAGTCACTTACTAGGTGATGCAGCATATTGTCTTTCTAAACATGTTATGGTTCCATTCAAAGACAACGGTCACTTAACTGaaagacaaattaattttaataaacgtttGTCTGCTGCAAGAATGATTGTAGAACGATCATTAGCTTTGTTAAAAGGTCGATTTCGGAGTATTTTGGATACTCTTCCTATGCAAAGAACAGATTTAATCCCGAAATACATTGTAGCTTGTTGTATTCTCCACAATatctgtttattaaaaaatgatttcgtAGATATTcccattattattaatgaacaAAACGTTGCACAACCAGAGTTAGCAAACGATGATGGGCAAAGAGAAGGCCAGGATAAGAGAAACgctattatgtatttattacaaaataattgtcaataa